One region of Oryzias latipes chromosome 6, ASM223467v1 genomic DNA includes:
- the rep15 gene encoding rab15 effector protein, which produces MGQKISIPTSNSSKNDAFLLTNNSRPSLDPHTKHQPSIFSMLMKPLITRPDDPVPLISNCISTASARTQEFLLFKDPEAKFQPSPHTLTQVFLMTYITQSVNINLTDIFNCTAMTPEQQILLGADWVWAILEKPTKNPKTQIAVRVLHLPERDGAKVSPVTAEDCSESIRMAWMESRNKNLCERMVDFCTSIGKDCYALFLFFGRMDDKDNIYGVLSNNFDAAIGKSSKIDRTFIENFFKGWRHFHTPSEMIRTIFARETDDPLTLVIKFS; this is translated from the exons ATGGGTCAAAAGATCAGCATTCCCACCTCCAACTCCTCCAAGAACGATGCCTTCCTGTTGACCAACAACAGCAGACCTTCTTTGGACCCCCATACAAAACATCAACCAAGCATTTTCAGCATGTTGATGAAGCCCCTGATCACCAGGCCTGATGATCCCGTACCTCTCATCAGTAACTGCATCTCGACTGCCTCAGCCAGAACCCAGGAGTTTCTTCTCTTCAAAGATCCAGAGGCCAAGTTTCAACCAAGTCCCCACACTCTAACACAG GTCTTCCTGATGACTTACATAACTCAAAGCGTCAACATCAACCTGACAGACATTTTCAACTGCACGGCCATGACCCCCGAGCAGCAAATACTCCTGGGTGCTGACTGGGTATGGGCCATACTGGAGAAGCCCACCAAGAACCCCAAAACCCAGATTGCTGTACGGGTCCTGCACCTGCCCGAGAGGGACGGAGCTAAGGTGAGCCCAGTTACAGCAGAGGACTGCAGTGAATCCATCCGGATGGCCTGGATGGAGTCCAGAAACAAGAACCTGTGCGAGAGGATGGTGGACTTCTGCACCTCTATCGGCAAAGATTGCTACGCTCTCTTCCTGTTCTTTGGAAGAATGGATGACAAAGACAACATCTACGGAGTCCTCAGCAACAACTTTGACGCAGCCATTGGAAAGTCTAGCAAGATAGACAGAACCTTCATTGAGAACTTCTTCAAAGGTTGGAGGCATTTTCATACACCTTCAGAAATGATCCGGACAATTTTCGCCAGGGAAACAGATGACCCCCTCACGCTGGTGATCAAATTCAGCTGA
- the kdelc2 gene encoding KDEL motif-containing protein 2, with product MRVDRSARFLGVLGGRRVSRSLILVTLICSNLPGWDCEGISPERCLIWGPGLNPDAVLPVRYFFIQAVDSEGKNLTFSPGKDTFKVKISPLDRKEHVRIHVPPPQDRGDGSFLMRYRLYGSAQAGLKVEVLHQHAAVAKSPYTIQGPLYHEYCDCPEGSASVWQDTMQCPTEEPQVLADFKAFPAVHLQQLREEIPRRFANRGGLIHYAVIDNQLFRRTLGKYTDFKMFSDEMLLSLTRKVRLPDVEFFINVGDWPLETRTEGAVPIFSWCGSVETRDIVLPTYEVTHSTLETLRGVTNDLLSVQGNTGPVWANKTERAFFRGRDSREERLQLALMSKKNPELLDAGITAWFFFREREKHVGKAPLVGFFDFFQYKYQVNVDGTVAAYRFPYLMLGNSLVLKQDSQYYEHFYLHLKAGTHYVPVKRDLSDLLEKIQWARDNDAEAEEIGRAGQALARELLQPTRLYCYYQSALQAYAERQTGRPQRHQDMELVPQQNDLMAECTCARHGLKPEEKDEL from the exons ATGCGCGTTGACCGGAGCGCGCGCTTCCTCGGTGTTTTGGGCGGCAGACGGGTTTCCAGGAGCCTGATTTTAGTGACTTTAATCTGCTCGAACCTGCCGGGCTGGGACTGTGAAGGCATCAGTCCGGAGAGATGCTTGATCTGGGGTCCGGGGCTGAACCCAGACGCGGTTCTGCCCGTCCGGTACTTCTTCATCCAGGCGGTAGACTCTGAAGGAAAAAACCTGACGTTTTCTCCAG GTAAAGACACATTTAAAGTAAAGATAAGTCCCCTGGACAGGAAGGAGCATGTCCGCATCCACGTCCCTCCCCCACAGGACAGAGGCGACGGGTCTTTCCTGATGAGGTACCGGCTCTATGGTTCTGCTCAGGCGGGCCTGAAGGTAGAGGTCCTACACCAGCATGCTGCTGTCGCCAAATCGCCGTACACCATCCAAG GGCCTCTCTATCACGAGTACTGCGACTGTCCTGAGGGGAGCGCCTCTGTGTGGCAGGACACCATGCAGTGTCCCACGGAGGAACCGCAGGTTCTGGCGGACTTCAAGGCTTTTCCTGCTGTTCACCTGCAGCAGCTCAGGGAGGAAATTCCTCGCAGGTTTGCCAATCGAGGAGGTCTGATTCACTACGCCGTCATTGATAACCAGCTGTTCCGCCGCACCCTGGGGAAATACACCGACTTTAAGATGTTCTCCGACGAGATGCTGCTGTCCCTAACCAGGAAG GTAAGGCTGCCAGACGTGGAGTTCTTCATCAATGTGGGGGACTGGCCCTTAGAGACGAGGACAGAGGGGGCTGTCCCCATTTTCTCCTGGTGCGGTTCTGTAGAGACTCGGGACATCGTCCTCCCCACCTACGAAGTCACTCACTCCACCCTGGAGACCCTGAGAGGCGTCACAAATGATCTCCTGTCTGTCCAGGGCAACACAG GACCTGTGTGGGCCAATAAGACGGAGCGGGCATTTTTCCGGGGTCGGGACAGTCGTGAGGAGCGACTTCAGCTCGCTTTGATGTCCAAGAAGAATCCAGAGCTGCTGGATGCCGGCATCACCGCCTGGTTCTTCTTTAGGGAGCGCGAGAAACACGTGGGAAAAGCACCGCTTGTGGGattctttgacttttttcag TACAAATACCAGGTGAATGTGGATGGAACTGTTGCAGCCTATCGCTTCCCATACTTGATGCTGGGGAACAGCTTGGTTCTCAAACAGGACTCACAGTATTATGAGCACTTCTACCTCCACCTGAAGGCAGGAACTCACTATGTTCCTGTGAAGAGAGACCTGTCCGACCTTTTGGAGAAGATCCAGTGGGCCAGAGATAACGATGCTGAAGCTGAGGAGATCGGCCGAGCCGGACAGGCGCTCGCTCGAGAGCTGCTGCAGCCCACCAGGCTCTACTGCTACTACCAGTCAGCGCTGCAGGCGTACGCCGAGAGGCAGACGGGACGGCCGCAGCGGCACCAGGACATGGAGCTGGTGCCCCAGCAGAATGACCTCATGGCTGAATGCACATGTGCACGGCACGGCCTAAAGCCTGAGGAGAAGGACGAGCTGTGA